Proteins found in one Seonamhaeicola sp. S2-3 genomic segment:
- the accC gene encoding acetyl-CoA carboxylase biotin carboxylase subunit, translated as MFKKILVANRGEIALRVIRTCKEMGIKTVAVYSKVDEESLHVKFADEAVCIGPAPSSESYLKMSNIIAAAEITNADAIHPGYGFLSENAKFSKICAEHGIKFIGASAEMIDKMGDKANAKATMKAAGVPCVPGSDGVIESYEECEKLAEEIGYPVMLKASAGGGGKGMRGVFKKEDLKDAWDSARQESKAAFGNDDMYMEKLIEEPRHIEIQIVGDSTGKACHLSERDCSVQRRHQKLTEEVPSPFMTKKLRKEMGEAAVRAAEYIKYEGAGTVEFLVDKHRNFYFMEMNTRIQVEHPITEQVIDFDLIREQILVAAGVPISGKNYIPKLHSIECRINAEDPFNGFRPSPGKITTLHAPGGHGVRLDTHVYAGYSIPPNYDSMIAKLITTAQTREEAINKMKRALDEFVIEGIKTTIPFHRQLMDDPDYLAGNYTTKFMEDFKMKEVSEEHE; from the coding sequence ATGTTTAAAAAAATATTAGTAGCCAACAGAGGTGAAATAGCATTACGTGTTATTAGAACCTGTAAAGAAATGGGCATTAAAACAGTAGCGGTATACTCAAAAGTTGATGAAGAAAGCTTACATGTTAAGTTTGCCGATGAAGCTGTTTGTATAGGGCCTGCACCAAGTAGTGAGTCTTACCTTAAAATGTCTAACATTATAGCAGCAGCAGAAATTACAAATGCGGATGCTATTCATCCAGGATATGGTTTCCTTTCAGAAAATGCTAAGTTTTCTAAAATTTGTGCAGAACATGGCATAAAATTTATTGGTGCATCGGCTGAAATGATTGACAAAATGGGAGACAAAGCCAACGCTAAAGCTACTATGAAAGCAGCAGGAGTACCGTGTGTTCCAGGAAGTGATGGTGTTATTGAATCTTATGAAGAATGTGAAAAACTTGCCGAAGAAATAGGGTATCCCGTAATGCTTAAAGCTTCTGCCGGTGGTGGAGGTAAAGGTATGCGTGGGGTTTTCAAAAAAGAAGATTTAAAAGACGCATGGGATTCTGCAAGACAAGAAAGTAAAGCTGCTTTTGGAAATGACGATATGTATATGGAAAAGCTTATTGAAGAGCCCAGACATATTGAAATTCAAATAGTTGGAGATTCTACAGGTAAAGCTTGTCATTTATCAGAAAGAGATTGCTCTGTACAACGTCGTCATCAAAAATTAACAGAAGAAGTACCGTCTCCTTTTATGACTAAAAAGCTTCGTAAAGAAATGGGAGAAGCAGCGGTACGTGCGGCAGAGTATATTAAATACGAAGGTGCCGGAACAGTAGAGTTTTTAGTTGATAAACACAGAAACTTCTACTTTATGGAAATGAACACGCGCATACAAGTAGAGCACCCAATTACAGAACAAGTAATTGATTTTGATTTAATTAGAGAGCAAATTTTAGTTGCTGCAGGTGTGCCAATTTCGGGTAAAAACTATATTCCAAAATTACATTCAATAGAATGTAGAATAAATGCAGAAGACCCTTTTAATGGTTTTAGGCCATCACCAGGTAAAATCACAACGCTTCACGCACCCGGAGGCCATGGAGTTAGATTAGATACACATGTGTATGCAGGGTATTCTATTCCTCCAAATTATGATTCTATGATAGCCAAATTAATTACTACGGCTCAAACTAGAGAAGAAGCTATTAATAAAATGAAGCGTGCTTTAGATGAGTTTGTAATAGAAGGCATAAAAACCACAATTCCTTTCCACAGACAACTTATGGATGATCCAGATTATTTAGCAGGTAATTATACCACTAAGTTTATGGAAGACTTTAAAATGAAAGAAGTTTCAGAAGAACATGAATAA